One window of Vibrio sinaloensis genomic DNA carries:
- the ndk gene encoding nucleoside-diphosphate kinase: MALERTFSIVKPDAVERNLIGEIYHRIEKAGLRIIAAKMVHLTEEQASGFYAEHEGKEFFPALKEYMTSGPVMVQVLEGEDAIARYRELMGKTNPEQAACGTIRADYALSMRHNSVHGSDSPESAAREIEFFFPSSEICPR; encoded by the coding sequence ATGGCTCTAGAAAGAACTTTTTCTATTGTTAAGCCTGATGCAGTAGAACGTAACCTTATTGGTGAAATCTATCACCGAATTGAAAAGGCTGGATTGCGAATCATCGCCGCTAAGATGGTGCACTTGACTGAAGAGCAAGCGAGTGGTTTTTACGCTGAGCACGAAGGCAAAGAGTTCTTCCCAGCGTTGAAAGAGTACATGACATCAGGCCCTGTCATGGTTCAGGTATTAGAAGGTGAAGATGCCATTGCTCGTTACCGTGAGTTGATGGGCAAAACCAACCCAGAGCAAGCTGCGTGCGGGACTATTCGCGCAGATTATGCCTTGAGTATGCGCCACAACTCTGTTCACGGCTCTGACAGTCCTGAATCAGCGGCCCGCGAAATCGAATTTTTCTTCCCAAGTTCGGAAATTTGCCCTCGTTAA
- the pepB gene encoding aminopeptidase PepB: MSTQMSVFLSQAPAAPQWGDKAILSFSEQSATVHLADSHDLGAIQRAARKLDSQGIVSVALEGQDWDLEKIWAFHQGYRGPKKANTLVWPALADAEQSELNARIKATDFTRDIINKPAEEVAPRQLATMAAEFIKSVAPEGTVTARIVKDKDLLTEGWQGIYAVGRGSERTSAMLQLDFNPTGDENAPVFACLVGKGITFDSGGYSIKPSNFMTAMKADMGGAGTIAGGLGLAIMRGLNKRVKLILCCAENMISGRALKLGDIITYKNGKTVEIMNTDAEGRLVLADGLIYASEQNPDLIIDCATLTGAAKNALGNDYHALMSFDDELSHQALTAANHEKEGLWPLPLADFHRGMLPSNFADLSNISSGDYSPGASTAAAFLSYFVEDYKKGWLHFDCAATYRKGPTDKWAAGATGVGVRTLAGLLIQQADK; the protein is encoded by the coding sequence ATGTCTACACAGATGTCAGTATTTCTAAGCCAAGCTCCTGCGGCACCGCAATGGGGCGATAAGGCGATTCTCTCTTTTTCAGAACAGAGTGCGACTGTTCATTTAGCCGACAGCCATGATTTGGGCGCTATTCAACGTGCTGCCCGAAAGCTGGATTCACAAGGCATTGTGAGTGTGGCGCTTGAAGGTCAAGACTGGGACCTAGAAAAAATCTGGGCTTTTCATCAAGGTTACCGTGGGCCGAAAAAAGCTAACACCCTAGTGTGGCCAGCGCTCGCTGATGCAGAACAATCTGAATTAAATGCACGTATTAAAGCAACCGACTTCACCCGAGACATTATCAATAAGCCTGCAGAGGAAGTGGCGCCACGTCAACTAGCGACCATGGCTGCTGAGTTTATCAAATCTGTGGCACCAGAAGGGACTGTCACTGCTCGTATCGTCAAAGACAAAGATCTGCTTACTGAAGGATGGCAAGGTATTTATGCTGTCGGGCGTGGCTCTGAACGCACTTCGGCCATGTTGCAGTTAGATTTCAATCCGACAGGCGATGAAAACGCTCCAGTGTTTGCGTGCTTGGTCGGTAAAGGGATTACCTTTGACTCTGGCGGTTACAGCATCAAACCATCTAACTTTATGACCGCGATGAAGGCCGATATGGGGGGGGCGGGAACGATCGCGGGTGGTCTTGGACTCGCTATCATGCGTGGCCTCAACAAGCGCGTGAAACTGATTTTGTGCTGCGCAGAAAACATGATTTCTGGTCGAGCGCTCAAACTAGGCGACATTATCACCTACAAAAATGGCAAAACCGTTGAGATCATGAATACGGATGCCGAAGGACGCTTAGTGTTGGCTGATGGACTTATTTACGCGAGTGAACAGAATCCTGATCTGATTATCGATTGTGCCACACTTACCGGTGCTGCGAAAAACGCGCTCGGCAATGACTATCATGCTTTAATGAGTTTTGACGATGAATTGTCTCATCAGGCGTTAACTGCAGCGAATCACGAAAAAGAGGGCCTGTGGCCACTTCCTTTAGCGGATTTCCATCGCGGCATGTTACCTTCGAACTTTGCAGACTTGTCAAACATCAGCAGTGGTGATTACTCACCAGGTGCAAGCACAGCGGCGGCTTTCCTGTCTTACTTTGTCGAAGACTACAAAAAGGGTTGGTTGCACTTTGACTGTGCGGCGACCTATCGCAAAGGCCCTACTGATAAGTGGGCGGCGGGCGCTACCGGTGTTGGCGTACGCACCCTAGCAGGCTTGTTGATTCAACAAGCTGATAAATAG
- the iscX gene encoding Fe-S cluster assembly protein IscX — protein MKWTDSRDIAIELCDKFPDVDPKNVRFTDLHQWITELEEFEDEPNRSNEKILEAVILCWMDEMD, from the coding sequence ATGAAGTGGACTGATTCACGAGATATCGCAATTGAGTTGTGTGACAAATTCCCAGACGTGGATCCAAAGAATGTCAGGTTTACTGATTTGCACCAGTGGATTACCGAACTTGAAGAGTTTGAGGACGAACCGAATCGTTCCAATGAAAAGATTCTTGAAGCGGTCATTCTATGTTGGATGGATGAAATGGACTAA
- the fdx gene encoding ISC system 2Fe-2S type ferredoxin, whose product MPKIIVLPHEDLCPEGAVLEAQSGETVLDVALKNGIGIEHACEKSCACTTCHVVIREGFDSLEESDELEDDMLDKAWGLEPESRLGCQAKVADEDLVVEIPKYTLNHASEDH is encoded by the coding sequence ATGCCTAAGATTATTGTTTTGCCGCATGAAGACCTATGCCCAGAAGGCGCTGTACTCGAAGCGCAGTCTGGGGAAACCGTGCTTGATGTCGCGCTTAAGAACGGTATTGGAATTGAACACGCGTGTGAAAAATCTTGTGCGTGTACCACTTGTCACGTGGTGATTCGTGAAGGCTTTGATTCTCTTGAAGAGAGTGACGAGCTTGAAGATGACATGCTGGATAAAGCGTGGGGCTTAGAGCCTGAGTCTCGCTTAGGTTGTCAGGCGAAGGTAGCTGATGAAGACCTGGTGGTGGAAATTCCAAAGTACACCCTAAACCACGCATCAGAAGATCACTAA